A region of Lycium barbarum isolate Lr01 chromosome 1, ASM1917538v2, whole genome shotgun sequence DNA encodes the following proteins:
- the LOC132639430 gene encoding heavy metal-associated isoprenylated plant protein 12-like: protein MMKVVLKLEYLDEKVKQKVMKKVSVAEGVDSISIDSKDKKLTVTGNVDPVELVSKVQKLCHTEILSVGPAKEPEKKKDEPKKEEAKKDDNKKEAVVIKAYPAPLYYQQPYQHYPTPVPTCYRNYHSMEEDPTSCVIC from the exons ATGATG AAAGTAGTGCTGAAGTTGGAGTATCTGGATGAGAAAGTCAAGCAAAAGGTCATGAAAAAAGTTTCTGTTGCGGAAG GGGTTGACTCAATTTCGATAGATTCGAAGGATAAGAAATTGACAGTAACAGGAAACGTAGATCCAGTTGAATTAGTTTCAAAAGTGCAGAAGCTGTGTCACACTGAGATACTCTCTGTTGGACCTGCAAAAGAGCCTGAGAAGAAGAAAGACGAGCCGAAGAAAGAGGAAGCAAAGAAGGATGACAACAAGAAAGAGGCAGTAGTAATAAAGGCATATCCAGCTCCACTGTACTATCAGCAACCTTATCAGCATTACCCTACACCTGTTCCTACTTGTTATCGTAACTATCATAGCATGGAAGAGGATCCAACTTCTTGCGTTATCTGCTAA
- the LOC132639446 gene encoding protein SAR DEFICIENT 4, with translation MTAPPIFISTTTLHTLFTHKSLINHLQISLPTFTSTIESPLRHAHQTSPSTSLLLMPSWSHSPSLPYIGTKLVTYHPNNSAQNLPGVHASYVLFNSITGQTLATMDATELTVYRTACTSALGSKFLSRQDSETLLMIGAGTLAPHLIKAHLTVRPNLKKVIVWNRTADKAKKVVEKLQSEGGFEGVSFESNGCLEEVVGLGDIVSCATNSETPLVKGGKLKEGAHLDLVGSFKHSMRECDDEALKRGRVFVDNEAALVEAGELVGAFERGVITRDDIVGDLLELIKGEKNGRTTDEEITVFKTVGSGVVDLLTAQLAYETYMKNC, from the exons ATGACTGCACCACCAATCTTCATCTCTACAACCACTCTCCACACCCTTTTCACTCACAAATCCCTCATCAACCACCTCCAAATATCCCTCCCAACTTTCACTTCCACTATTGAATCTCCACTTCGCCATGCTCACCAAACAAGCCCTTCCACTTCTCTCCTCCTCATGCCTTCTTGGTCTCATTCCCCTTCACTTCCTTATATTGGTACTAAACTAGTCACTTACCATCCTAACAACTCTGCTCAAAATTTACCTGGTGTTCATGCAAGTTATGTTCTTTTCAATTCCATTACTGGACAAACTTTAGCCACTATGGATGCCACTGAACTCACTGTTTACAGAACTGCTTGCACCTCAGCTTTAGGTTCAAAATTCTTATCAAGACAAGATTCTGAGACCCTTTTGATGATTGGTGCTG GTACTTTAGCGCCACATTTGATCAAGGCACATCTGACAGTTAGGCCAAATTTGAAGAAAGTGATAGTCTGGAATAGAACTGCTGATAAGGCGAAAAAGGTGGTCGAGAAATTGCAAAGTGAAGGTGGATTTGAAGGGGTGAGTTTTGAGAGTAATGGGTGTCTTGAGGAAGTTGTGGGATTGGGAGATATAGTGAGTTGTGCAACAAATTCAGAGACGCCATTAGTGAAGGGGGGGAAGCTTAAAGAAGGGGCGCATTTGGATTTGGTTGGATCGTTTAAGCATTCGATGAGGGAGTGCGATGATGAAGCGTTGAAGAGGGGGAGAGTGTTTGTTGATAATGAAGCTGCATTGGTAGAGGCAGGGGAACTGGTTGGTGCATTTGAGAGAGGGGTTATTACAAGGGATGATATTGTTGGGGACTTGTTGGAATTGATAAAGGGAGAAAAGAATGGGAGAACAACTGATGAGGAGATTACTGTGTTTAAAACTGTTGGTTCTGGTGTTGTTGATCTTCTCACAGCTCAATTAGCATATGAGACTTACATGAAGAATTGTTAA